The Glycine max cultivar Williams 82 chromosome 12, Glycine_max_v4.0, whole genome shotgun sequence genome window below encodes:
- the LOC100819849 gene encoding expansin-like A2 produces the protein MAFFIFSFLFLLLVSSSTACDRCLHQSKASYFSKASALSSGACGYGSLALDISGGHLAAGVASLFKDGAVCGACFQIRCKNPTLCSKEGTRVVLTDLNHNNQTDFVLSSRAFAGMAQKGMGKQILKLGIADIEYKRVPCEYKKQNLAVRVEESSKKPEYLAIKFLYQGGQTEIVAVDVAQVGSSNWSFMSRSDGAVWDTSRVPQGALQFRLVVTAGYDGKWIWAKKVLPADWKNGLIYDSGLQITDIAQEGCSPCDDGTWS, from the exons ATggctttctttattttctccttcctcttccttcttcttGTTTCATCTTCCACTGCTTGTGATCGCTGCTTGCACCAATCCAAGGCTTCCTATTTCTCCAAAGCTTCTGCTCtttcat cTGGGGCATGTGGGTATGGCTCTTTGGCACTAGACATAAGTGGTGGACACCTTGCAGCTGGTGTGGCTTCTCTCTTCAAAGATGGAGCAGTTTGTGGTGCCTGCTTTCAG ATAAGATGCAAGAACCCAACTCTATGCAGCAAAGAAGGTACCAGAGTGGTATTGACTGATCTTAATCACAATAATCAAACTGATTTTGTGCTAAGCAGCAGAGCCTTTGCGGGCATGGCTCAAAAGGGTATGGGCAAACAAATATTGAAGCTTGGCATTGCTGACATTGAATACAAGAG AGTACCTTGTGAATACAAAAAACAGAATTTAGCCGTTCGTGTTGAAGAATCAAGCAAGAAGCCAGAATACTTagcaattaaatttttgtatcaAGGGGGACAAACGGAGATAGTAGCCGTTGATGTGGCTCAG GTTGGGTCTTCAAACTGGAGCTTCATGAGCAGAAGCGACGGGGCAGTGTGGGACACAAGCAGGGTACCCCAAGGTGCATTGCAATTTAGGTTAGTGGTAACGGCAGGGTATGATGGCAAGTGGATTTGGGCAAAGAAGGTCCTACCTGCTGATTGGAAAAATGGACTTATATATGATTCTGGCCTTCAGATAACAGACATTGCACAAGAGGGTTGCTCCCCCTGCGACGATGGAACCTGGTCATGA
- the NAC6 gene encoding NAC domain-containing protein 6: protein MATMEDMNNMSGEITLPGFRFHPTEEELLDFYLKNMVVGKKLRYDVIGFLNIYQHDPWDLPGLAKVGEREWYFFVPRDKKHGSGGRPNRTTEKGFWKATGSDRKIVTLSDPKRIIGLRKTLVFYQGRAPRGCKTDWVMNEYRLPDNCKLPKEIVLCKIYRKATSLKVLEQRAALEEEREMKQMVGSPASPSSTDTMSFSSPQEEQNMPLPLLQHVLKKESETEDMVVPKQEKITNQLVLKDTNKSTCGTSLQMPFGKEKLPDLQLPMLSDWTQDTFWAQLNSPWLQNFTPTNILNFY, encoded by the exons ATGGCAACCATGGAAGACATGAACAACATGAGTGGTGAAATTACACTTCCAGGCTTCCGATTCCACCCAACTGAAGAAGAGCTTCTTGATTTCTACCTTAAAAACATGGTTGTTGGCAAGAAACTTCGTTACGATGTCATTGGTTTCCTCAACATCTATCAGCATGATCCATGGGACTTGCCTG GTTTGGCAAAGGTTGGGGAAAGAGAGTGGTACTTCTTCGTGCCAAGGGACAAAAAGCACGGAAGCGGAGGAAGGCCAAACCGCACAACTGAAAAAGGGTTCTGGAAAGCCACCGGTTCAGACCGGAAAATAGTGACCTTATCTGATCCAAAGCGCATAATTGGGTTAAGGAAGACACTGGTTTTCTATCAGGGAAGAGCTCCTAGGGGATGCAAGACCGATTGGGTCATGAATGAGTACCGTTTACCTGACAATTGCAAACTACCTAag GAAATCGTGTTATGCAAGATATATCGAAAGGCAACTTCGTTGAAAGTGCTGGAGCAAAGGGCAGCActagaggaagagagagagatgaaGCAAATGGTTGGTTCCCCTGCTTCTCCTTCCTCCACGGACACCATGTCCTTTAGCAGCCCACAGGAAGAGCAAAACATGCCCTTGCCATTGTTGCAACATGTTCTTAAGAAAGAGTCTGAAACTGAAGACATGGTAGTgcctaaacaagaaaaaataaccAACCAATTGGTCTTAAAAGACACCAACAAAAGCACTTGTGGCACATCACTACAAATGCCCTTTGGGAAGGAGAAGCTTCCAGACCTTCAGCTTCCCATGCTCTCGGATTGGACCCAAGATACCTTTTGGGCTCAGTTGAATAGTCCATGGCTCCAAAACTTTACTCCCACCAATATTCTAAACTTCTACTGA